The Hydractinia symbiolongicarpus strain clone_291-10 chromosome 2, HSymV2.1, whole genome shotgun sequence genomic sequence GATGTAACTTTAACAATAGACTGCGCCCTACATACTTAATTACTTGATGAGATTTTTCTACTTTTACAGTATGGTAGAGACCAGCAATCCCTCAGCACTCTTCTGTTATGTTTCTTGTGAATCATTATCATTGTAAGATTGTTTTGACATCTGCTAGCACTGCCATATGGGAGGTGTGGATGGTCATCAAGAGTATCCAAATACATGTCCAATGTAGTTTTAAAGGAGTTTGTAATTGTATCAGTGATAATTTTTCTGTCTCTTGTCTCTTGGCACATATGGATTTGCAGTAACTTAACAAACGTCTGTGTCTATTGATGTGTTCAATATATAGGCATCTTTTTCATCATTTTCTAAGGATAAATAATCAGTATCTGTCCCATTTGAATTTCTTATGAATTTAGAACACTTTTATGGGAACTTAGTATGTGAAATTATAGTATTCcggaatttttttatataaattcatacaaattttgtagatgaccctCTTGTGTTTACCATCCTTGATTCCCTGTTGTGTGACAGTAGGACAGTATTTGTCAATTTGGTTTATTTCTTTCCACAACTGCTATTAACTATTTAATATTTCATCAAGCAAAAATGAAtattgaagaaatagatacaAAGCCATTTGATGGACAAAAACCTGGAACATCTGGTTTGCGTAAACCTGTTAATACATTCTTGCAAGATCATTACACAGAAAACTTTATTCAATCAATTTTTGACGCTGTTGGGGTACAGTTATTTGGAAGAACATTGGTAGTTGGTGGAGATGGAAGGTTTTTTATGAGTGATGCCATTAAAATTATAATTCAAATGGCAGCTGCTAATAAGGTATGTTTGTGCATTTATTAATTAAGTACCTCAGCGGTGTAACTTATTCAGTGAATATCAAGGTTTGGCCACTCAAGGTAAATCAGATGCCACAAGGTGCAGGCTTAGAGAGGTAAATCAGATATTCAGCAAAAATAAGCAAGCAATATCTGTTTTATCACTTAGGCTAAACTTGCTATTACCTGGATGATGGTTTCAACATTTTCCTTGTAATTTAAGAGAATGAATTTGTCTTATAAAACAAGGGAATCTACTTTAGAGACCTCTTAATGTAAAGAATAGTACTCACCTTTTACATGACTTTTTTATAGTACATACAATGCATGAGAAATCTATAAAGTGTTTTCCTGTTTGTATATATGCCTAAATTTCTCAACTAGATTGGGAAACTAGTGATTGGCGTTGACGGCATTCTTTCAACACCAGCTGTATCATGTATTATCAGAAAGAAGAAAGCGTTAGGTGGGAAACGATAATAGAAATTTTCTTATGTcctaaaatgaatttttttgtcaacataACCTGCTATATATGCTGTATTTATCCTATTCAAATCTTTTGGATGTTTTGGCAATTTTATAGTGCCATGTTTCTAAATTATTCACCCTTTATTCCTCTGCCTTTTTCATTCTAAGCATTTTCCATAGTCCAGTTTGAGTGTGAAAACATAGTTTAGGTAAATACAGAAGAATTTTTTTGGTGTACATAAAAACGCATCTGGTAGAATTTTGACACAGATAATAAGCGTCCAGAATCACTCGTCAAAATTGAGTTATAAAAACTTCTAAAACTATTTCTTTCTTCTGTAAGGTCTATTGCTCTTGGAATGTAAGGTAAATATCATATTGGTAAATTCCCAGAACTTGCATTGCCCCACTCACTGCATTTTTTTCTGGAAGCCTGCTATTTACAAAGTAATCTGGATGCACCAATAACAGCTATTCGAATGGATAATGTGCTcatgaatgattttttttcattcttttattatttcgacagattattattttatatatataaagttaACCAATGATTTCTTTGTATTCCCTATTTgttagttatataaaaaaatttagtgtaCAAAAAGATGAATGATTCAATCAAAACATTTTACTTCATGGTGATTGCAACGGGGTCACTActatacaaataaaaacataaaataagggcttatttatatttttgtatagtTTTTTTACATGAGAAAACAGGTGTGACTATGATAATTCATTATTTTAGGTGGAATTATTTTAACAGCTAGTCATAATCCTGGTGGCAAAGATGGAGATTTTGGAATTAAGTATAATACCTCAAATGGAGGTATGGtattaatttgtaaaaaaaggaGAACAAATAAAACCTTTATAAATTTGTGGTACACATGTACACCTATATGCCTTCCTTCTGTTAAAAGATGTTTAACCGAGGAAAATTATCACAGTTTCTGGTCCTAGAAAATTTGAATATTCATTATATTACTAACCAAAATTTGTGCAGCCAGATGGGAGAATGCTTTTTGTCTATTATCAAGTTAGTATCATTGCTCAACACAAAGATTTAGTTACTCCATGTGATATAAATACCATAAAATTATTATAAGCACTTGTCTTTATTCGTAGGGCTTATTTTCCCTTTTATACAGTTTAAGGATACTGTAAGACACACATTCAGTATTttcattatttctcaaaaattgtgttttttctttaaaattattgaatataaaagcaaaatttataTCATCCTATAGACAATATATTGTCTATAGGatgatataaatataaaatttctttttttttccagGTAGCCATAACTCCACATCTTTGTTTTTCACTAAAACGTCTGAAACTTTTTCTGTGCGTCATATTAATTATTTTAGcattaccatagcaacaatactttgtcacattttttcgtaaaacgcattttttgtcttttctttagataatcaaaatatacataaaatctGACAAATTCATTTGCAGCAGGTATCGATGAGCTCATGCGCAAAGTTTTGTTGAGTTTCTCCATTATGGAGGGGAGTTTCGAACATTTTAAGTCATGTATAAATCGTGAAAAACAACATCTAAAATTCCTTGTAAAAGagttttttatagttttaataGGTTAAattatataccatttttttatacCATTACAGTATCCTTAAGGCCATTCTGAAAAGTCACACTTTTGCAAATGTCTGGTGTGGTCTCTTTGGTTGAGCACATGGTTAAAAAACAGAACCTTTGACAGGAAAAGACTTCTGTATTGAGAGGAGAAAATgatggaaataaataaaaaagtggtTTATTGTATATAAATTGAAAATACACACAATAGTGGATATTTTTGAAATGACGAACTTTTTTTTATGCAGGTGAAACTGTGGTGTAAATTTTAGGGAAATtttaggccttcaaaatttgtgtttcttttttacCAAAAGACATTCATATttaggcaaaaaaaaatattccagcAAAAAAGTCCAGAAAGGAAAACATATACATAATAGAAAACAATATTGGCTGTAAATAATGTGGGTATCCTTGTCAAGTGTAGAATTAAATGATTTATTACTTTggtaataattttgaaaaaagatgCCTAAATTAATAAGCTGGTTGCTAGTACTGTGATCACATATAGAGCatactttttgtgtttttgtccaAGACAAGTCTGTCAaactttgaaaattttgatgagctTAAAAACCTTAAATGaaaacccgaggtataaaataatgttggacttatattataaagcttaaaaagttagctacaagtctttgtaaattttttaaaaagctcttttcgttctcaacaTATTCACATAAAGAATtccagatttaattatgctgcatgaattattatgtcatatttcagtaatagcaaatttagacattttcttccatcagtaattttagacctgttaaggggtgtacattcaaactttatcaatgcatctcaattcccttgcgtgagtaaaattgtgagtccacgacacgcagATCACGAGTCACTTTCTTATGGCGTGGCTGTAAAGTTTACTAAAAAGTAAGTAAGCCACTAAATGAGAAAACAGGGTGTCCATTTGTCATTTATGCTACAGCGCTGTTCTCGGTCGTTACGgttgaaataatttctttttacccctggtttaccatgtgcgcgcctTATCTTATGAAAACGAGTttttttatcaactgaaaaggAAAACTGAAGCAAAGAAGgttgttaatgttgttgtcagaaatattttttaaaacaaataaaaatgttcgatgatataacatcacaaaaagaattgattggaaatacatcagacaattgtagctatacattttcaatttgttctctttgggatgaagcgaagtttagtaatcaaagtaaaaaaacgATTGGactactgagaaagcgaaagaaaagcAGATtttgtttgcaatcaaattttgtgggtaAACATATAGGGCTTGTACCAGCTtacccacaaaatttgattggaaaccaagttgcagatccTGAGTTATTaagtcgtcagcaaaaaaattaagaggcctgggactagcaagcgagtgtcattttagcaaaaaaatttatgttaatcaattaatctttataatatctatccattgataaagtttgaatgcacacctcTTAGTATGTCTAAAATTTCTGATGATagaaaatgtccaaatttgctattactgaaatataacatcataatttatgcagcataattaaatctgaaattctttaaatgtgaatatcataagaacaaaaagagctttttaaaaaaattaaaaagacttgttaactaaCTTCGGGTTCCCTGTAAATCCTTTTTTGGTCATTCCCTTGAAAACGTTGAAgttgaaataaaaagtaatttCTCTGTGTATAGTATAGCTCGTGTTTGCAActgttaatttaattttatctgTTGTTTAATATATCAGGACCGGCACCTGAAGGTATAACTTCAAAGATATACGAACATACAACAACAATTACCAACTACAAGATATGTAAAGAATTACAGAACTGTGACATCAGCAAGCCTGGAAGTTTTGAATATGATGTTCAAGGAAAACAATTTCATATTGAAGTTATTGATCAAGTTAAAGATTACGTGGATTACatgaaaagtatttttaacttttctttactcAAAGATTTTTTGTCAACCAATGAGTTCAAAATCATTGCAAATGGCATGAACGGGGGTAAGTAAAATAGTAATTCCCACATTACTTTATTTTCTATGAGAAGAAGAGGCattttattttggaaaattaattGTTGTGGTTGTAGATTTGTTAACTTAGGTAATGAGCAGGAGGGGGATGTCTGTTGGTTTGTAAACTTTTGGAACGCTCATGCTTGCTACTGTGCTTTTTCTATTCCAAAAATATATtgttaaatgtttaaaattgtttgacttGAGTAGAATATTATCAGATGTTCTTACTTCAATCCACAGTTGTGGTATGGAGCACTAAGCAGAAAGTGTTGTTACTGGATGACAAACAGTTGTTTTGGCCCAAGAGAAAAGAAACTGTCATGAAGTGTTGGGGTTTTTAAAGGGAAATCTTCGATATTTAGGGAATTCTTGTGCTCATTGCTTTATATTTTATCTCTAACAAATATTTTGTAGCAGTAAGTGTAGAGACTTCAATCAGGATAAGGGATAAAGATGTGCGAGATCCTTTGCTCTACTAATAGCCTAAAAAATGTTACCAAAAATTGCACTGTGTTATAGTATGATGTGCTTATGCTTCTAGTGACTGGACCTTATCTGCGCAGAATAATTTGTGATGAGCTCGGGGCGTCAGAGGAATCCATCATTAATGCTGTGCCTAAAGATGATTTTGCTGGTAAGTGGTTTATCTTTAGTTGTTCAATGCAGCTAAACATTGCTCCAgcataatacatttttttttctttatctacaataatctgaaaaatatatttttaggtgTACACCCAGATCCAAACATGACATACGCTGCTGACTTTGTTGAGTTGATGAAAGGTGGTCAGTATCATTTAGGAGGGGCATTTGATGGAGACGGTGTAGGTTTATATCATGTTATCTGCGTCACCTTGATATGTATGTAAGATATTCTTTTCATCGATACCATACTGCAACGCCTAACATAAGTTAGTGCAAAGGAGGGTAAAATTTCAAAGTAGCAATTGAGAAAGCTGTTTTATGAAGTAACACACATTCCTAACTTGTCAATGTTTGTAGTGAACTTACATCTAAGATTACTTGGTAAATCTAAAATCTCAAGCGTTActatttttgctgatgtcagcatgcCCCAATGTTTTGGGCGATTTTCGTTTGTTGAGCAGATTGTTTCATGATGTGGACATGGTGGAAAGTTTTATTTGGAGATATAGTCAAAAATCGAACTTTTGCACAAATATTATGTACAGGATTGTAATTCAGACAGAAGATAGTGTTAGCTTTCCCAaaaatggcacactgtgtggggcATTGGATGTTGCATGGAGTTGTCTAATAGAGcgcggaccctaattgggtctgcgtagctcaaaaataagcattaaatactctaaaaAAACCCCACCTAAGCCATGGCCCCGCCTGGAAATaaaagacagggtatatccgtctatatttgtgaggctagtcatgtaaaatatgcacatctatgaGGTCTGAAACATTCACCTTTATTTTTCTCCACGCATCAATTTTGAATGATTTTTGGTTCGCGAAAAACACTAACTGGTCAACAAAATGTATAGAAAAACAGATTTCATGATGGCGATGTGTTGCTTCTTTGTTACATTTTAGCTTTAATTGAAatgtcaaatttttaatttttaggacAGGAATATGATACTTGGTCATAATGCATTCTTCGTCAACCCATCAGATTCTGTGGCCATCATAGCAGCAAACTATGAGTGTATCCCGTACTTTAAAAAAGCAGGCTTAAAAGGTGTGGCACGAAGCATGCCCACAAGTGCAGCTCTTGATCGTGTTGCAGAAAAGTTGGGTGTGACTGGTTACGAAGTTCCAACAGGTTTGAATTTCGTGATTTCTTAAACTGTAGAACAACTATTTTTTAAGTGAAGaaactttcacatttttttttaatttacaaaagtgcatgttttttttttcatttatagcGACAAATTTCATTATAAAATTCTTTAAGGCCGGCCATcaaattttctttcaattttatgCTTTGATAATAAAGGAATACTTTTGATAttcaaacttttaatttttaaatcctttatatttttaagattaatttttgacaatttgTAAAAGATAGTTGTAACTAATTCGCTTAAGTTTatattcgcaaaaatttttaaagaagttaCACTTTGAAGAAAACTTGatcattttaattttgaaatggAAATATTATTTCACATTGCGCATGCTTgtgtgtaaacaaaaaatagtctTTCAAAGGGGAATCGATTCTAAATATTGTATGATCAATGTCTTCTTCAATTATTATGCTTCCTTTCGAAGCAGGCGTGTTTAGAAGAAGCGAAGATTTCATGAAAATGTGAATTTTTCTTCAGGATGGAAATTTT encodes the following:
- the LOC130630659 gene encoding phosphoglucomutase-1-like — encoded protein: MNIEEIDTKPFDGQKPGTSGLRKPVNTFLQDHYTENFIQSIFDAVGVQLFGRTLVVGGDGRFFMSDAIKIIIQMAAANKIGKLVIGVDGILSTPAVSCIIRKKKALGGIILTASHNPGGKDGDFGIKYNTSNGGPAPEGITSKIYEHTTTITNYKICKELQNCDISKPGSFEYDVQGKQFHIEVIDQVKDYVDYMKSIFNFSLLKDFLSTNEFKIIANGMNGVTGPYLRRIICDELGASEESIINAVPKDDFAGVHPDPNMTYAADFVELMKGGQYHLGGAFDGDGDRNMILGHNAFFVNPSDSVAIIAANYECIPYFKKAGLKGVARSMPTSAALDRVAEKLGVTGYEVPTGWKFFGNLMDAEKLSICGEESFGTGSDHIREKDGVWAYLAWLSILATKKLSVQEVIENHWNEYGRNFFTRYDYENVTSESGNELMAQLRQSINDSSLNGKEFGTYTVKNMDDFKYVDPIDESVSEKQGIRIMFTDGSRIIVRLSGTGSQGATVRIYVESYVTDSTKLKDDTQEVLKPLVDIALELTKLKSITGRTEPTVIT